In the Longimicrobiales bacterium genome, one interval contains:
- a CDS encoding DUF2207 domain-containing protein, which produces MGDRRTGLTITALGGPLRPFLCGLVLAVLLSLAGSNASAQKRSMVVERFDATIQVEENGWIDVREEIQVRFTGSWNGIFRNIPVEYRTPQGFSYKLWLDDVSVTGMDAVPLEYWNKRERHYRQLKIRVPGANDAVRTVVIRYRVPNGLKYWDEYEELYWNVTGDEWDVPIQAATATILLPEGLDGLRTASWTGGYGSTENEASVSEIEGGFYLESSRELNFREGMTVAIAWNPGVLSRPTAFRVVGSFLRANWLLFLPLLSLGLMWRVWYTRGRDPRRLPIAPQYSPPDDLTPAQAGTLVDNRPDMRDITASLVDLAVRGYLRIEEVENSGLKKWFKSTDYLIVSLKDTEARSGLHRHEQEILRGVFAGGEEPVLLSSLEAEFYTHLPSIKSALFEELLERAYYNKRPDKVFQGYLALGAVVLVVGIAGGIPLSGFLQMSVLSAIVGAVGSALPIMIFGIWMPARTGKGARAFEHVLGFEEFLDRVESDRYERIEKTPEMFERYLPYAMAFGVEKHWAKAFEGMFTEPPDWYHGRWDSGFRTIYLTDSLGSMSSAAGTAMATGPRSTDGSGFSSGGGFSGGGGFSGGGFGGGGGGGW; this is translated from the coding sequence ATGGGTGACCGGCGCACGGGTCTGACAATCACGGCCCTGGGCGGTCCCCTGAGGCCATTCCTCTGTGGTCTCGTCCTTGCGGTCCTTCTTTCCTTGGCGGGAAGCAACGCATCGGCACAGAAACGCAGCATGGTGGTGGAGCGCTTCGACGCCACAATCCAAGTCGAAGAGAACGGATGGATCGACGTGCGCGAAGAGATCCAAGTGCGTTTCACTGGGTCGTGGAACGGGATCTTCCGGAATATTCCGGTCGAATACCGAACACCGCAGGGTTTTTCGTACAAGCTCTGGCTCGACGATGTGTCCGTGACGGGAATGGACGCAGTGCCGCTGGAGTACTGGAACAAGCGCGAGCGGCACTACCGCCAGCTGAAGATCCGAGTCCCAGGTGCCAATGATGCCGTAAGGACGGTGGTCATCCGGTATCGAGTACCCAATGGCCTCAAGTATTGGGACGAGTACGAGGAACTCTATTGGAATGTCACCGGGGACGAATGGGACGTCCCAATCCAGGCGGCGACGGCCACTATTCTGCTTCCGGAAGGGCTGGATGGCCTTCGCACGGCGTCGTGGACCGGTGGATACGGCTCGACGGAGAACGAAGCGAGTGTCTCAGAAATAGAAGGTGGATTCTATTTGGAGTCGAGCCGGGAGCTTAATTTTCGAGAAGGAATGACTGTAGCGATCGCGTGGAACCCGGGCGTATTGAGTCGGCCCACGGCTTTCAGGGTCGTTGGGTCGTTCCTACGTGCGAACTGGCTACTGTTTCTGCCCCTTCTTAGCCTAGGCTTGATGTGGCGTGTGTGGTACACCCGCGGCAGAGACCCGCGCCGGCTGCCCATCGCGCCTCAATATTCACCCCCGGATGATCTCACGCCTGCCCAGGCCGGGACCTTGGTCGACAATCGCCCTGACATGCGAGACATCACCGCGTCCTTGGTCGATCTTGCCGTGAGGGGGTATCTCCGGATTGAAGAGGTGGAGAACTCCGGACTCAAGAAGTGGTTCAAGAGCACGGACTACCTGATCGTTTCGCTGAAGGACACCGAAGCGCGTAGCGGGCTTCATCGACATGAGCAGGAGATTCTTCGTGGGGTTTTTGCAGGCGGAGAGGAACCTGTCCTGCTCTCATCACTCGAGGCGGAGTTTTACACACACCTGCCTTCCATCAAATCAGCACTTTTCGAAGAGCTCTTGGAGCGGGCCTACTATAACAAGCGCCCAGACAAGGTCTTCCAAGGATATTTGGCTCTCGGGGCCGTGGTCCTGGTTGTAGGCATAGCCGGCGGCATTCCGCTTTCGGGCTTTCTCCAAATGTCCGTTCTCTCCGCGATCGTGGGGGCGGTGGGAAGTGCACTGCCGATTATGATTTTCGGGATTTGGATGCCCGCCCGAACGGGCAAAGGAGCCAGGGCATTCGAACACGTCCTCGGATTCGAGGAGTTTTTGGATCGAGTGGAGTCAGATCGATACGAGAGGATCGAGAAGACGCCCGAGATGTTCGAACGATACCTCCCGTATGCCATGGCTTTCGGTGTGGAAAAGCACTGGGCCAAGGCATTCGAGGGGATGTTCACCGAGCCACCCGACTGGTATCACGGAAGGTGGGATTCCGGATTCCGGACCATTTATCTGACGGACAGCCTCGGGAGCATGAGTTCTGCAGCCGGTACCGCAATGGCGACAGGGCCGCGGTCCACTGACGGATCGGGCTTCAGCAGCGGAGGGGGTTTCTCCGGAGGTGGCGGCTTCTCTGGTGGGGGTTTTGGAGGAGGTGGTGGCGGGGGTTGGTAG
- a CDS encoding pyruvate dehydrogenase complex E1 component subunit beta, which produces MAILTYRDALNEALREEMVRDPDVFMMGEEVAQYDGAYKVSKGLLEEFGDMRMVDSPISELGFTGLCVGAAMAGLRPVVEFMTFNFAFLAIDQVINSAAKMHYMSEGQFPMPLVFRGPTGAALQLSAQHSQACETYYSHAPGCKVVTPATPADAKGLLKASIRDEDPVAFMEGELLYNLKGEVPEDDDFIIPLGVADLKHEGGDVSIITHGKMVHVALQAAGNLEKDGIHADVLDLRTIRPLDMDAILATVAKTNRVVYLEEGWPYAGTGAQIVSMIQEEAFDHLDAPILRVTQADIPMPYAKNLENLAKPNADRVVAACLKVLYR; this is translated from the coding sequence ATGGCTATCCTTACCTACCGCGATGCGCTCAACGAAGCGCTTCGGGAAGAGATGGTGCGCGACCCAGACGTCTTCATGATGGGCGAAGAAGTGGCTCAGTACGACGGCGCCTACAAGGTGTCCAAGGGGCTGCTTGAGGAGTTCGGTGACATGCGGATGGTGGACTCGCCGATCAGCGAGTTGGGCTTCACAGGCTTATGTGTGGGCGCCGCAATGGCCGGCCTTCGCCCGGTAGTCGAGTTCATGACGTTCAACTTCGCGTTCCTGGCGATTGACCAGGTCATCAACAGTGCCGCGAAGATGCACTACATGTCCGAGGGGCAGTTTCCGATGCCTCTCGTGTTCCGCGGACCTACCGGAGCAGCGCTCCAGTTGTCCGCGCAGCACAGCCAGGCCTGTGAGACGTACTACTCGCATGCTCCGGGCTGTAAGGTGGTTACGCCCGCGACGCCTGCGGACGCGAAGGGGCTGCTGAAGGCCTCGATCCGAGACGAAGATCCCGTCGCGTTCATGGAAGGTGAGTTGCTCTACAACTTAAAGGGTGAGGTGCCGGAGGATGATGACTTCATCATCCCGCTCGGGGTCGCCGACTTGAAGCACGAAGGCGGAGACGTCTCGATCATTACGCACGGCAAGATGGTCCATGTGGCGCTTCAGGCTGCCGGCAATTTGGAGAAGGACGGGATTCATGCTGACGTCCTCGACTTGCGCACGATTCGTCCCTTGGACATGGACGCGATTCTCGCGACGGTGGCCAAGACGAACCGTGTTGTGTATTTGGAAGAGGGATGGCCGTATGCTGGAACCGGTGCACAAATCGTGTCGATGATCCAGGAGGAGGCTTTTGACCACTTGGACGCACCGATCCTGCGGGTTACTCAGGCGGACATTCCAATGCCGTACGCGAAGAACCTCGAGAACTTAGCCAAGCCGAATGCCGACCGGGTTGTCGCGGCTTGTCTCAAAGTTCTCTACCGCTGA
- a CDS encoding MarR family transcriptional regulator, whose protein sequence is MHRSKRPSYSKVAEYGLTAPQFGVLEALYHLGPLSLGDLADKLLVTGGNVTYVMDRLENQGLVYREGSPEDRRVTRAKLTEAAHAKIADVLQGHVEHIE, encoded by the coding sequence GTGCATCGTTCTAAAAGGCCGTCATACTCAAAGGTCGCCGAGTATGGTCTGACCGCCCCGCAGTTTGGGGTCCTCGAAGCTCTGTACCACCTCGGTCCTCTATCGCTTGGTGACCTCGCAGACAAACTGCTGGTCACCGGCGGTAACGTCACATATGTGATGGATCGTCTTGAGAATCAGGGCCTCGTCTATCGGGAAGGGTCACCCGAAGACCGCCGTGTGACTCGGGCGAAGTTGACTGAGGCCGCGCATGCGAAGATTGCTGATGTGCTCCAAGGACACGTGGAGCACATCGAGTAA
- a CDS encoding pyruvate dehydrogenase complex dihydrolipoamide acetyltransferase — translation MATKVYMEALSPTMEEGQLVQWLKAEGDEIRNGDVIAEIETDKATMELIARGDGILRKIFLDAGGVAEVGAVIGVIAPADEDTSGIQGASGSASPAAEASAEPAVAAPAPAAAPVAPAATPAPPAQEAVAPVATSGRVKASPLAKRLAEEMGVDIARVSGSGPGGRIVKRDVEAAKSSGVAAPVAAPATWASDGVEFEDIPVSQMRKTIAKRLVTSIGPVPTFYLTMDIDMGRVMEARKSINGMLEKDGMKISINDIVLKATAAALRQHPNCNAQWHDGFIRRYNSVHLAVAVAIEDGLITPVVRNAHAKGLVQISTEVRELAGRAREKKLQAEEYTGSTFSISNLGMFGIHEFTAIINPPEAGILAVGGIEDTPVVVDGQVMVRPRMRITMSCDHRVIDGAQGSRFLQTLKGMLEEPTAILL, via the coding sequence ATGGCGACTAAGGTCTATATGGAAGCGCTTTCTCCGACCATGGAGGAAGGACAGCTCGTGCAGTGGCTCAAGGCGGAAGGCGACGAGATCAGGAATGGCGACGTCATTGCTGAGATCGAAACCGACAAGGCGACCATGGAGCTTATTGCCCGTGGCGATGGGATCCTGCGGAAGATCTTCTTGGACGCGGGAGGCGTGGCTGAAGTCGGAGCTGTCATCGGAGTGATCGCCCCTGCTGACGAAGACACTTCTGGGATCCAGGGGGCGAGTGGTAGTGCTTCCCCGGCCGCCGAGGCTTCCGCAGAACCGGCCGTTGCTGCGCCTGCACCCGCCGCGGCCCCAGTCGCTCCGGCAGCGACCCCTGCTCCACCGGCGCAGGAAGCTGTTGCGCCCGTGGCAACGAGTGGGCGTGTGAAGGCCTCGCCTCTCGCGAAGCGGCTTGCTGAAGAGATGGGTGTCGATATCGCACGTGTTTCTGGTTCAGGCCCGGGCGGACGTATCGTGAAGCGTGACGTGGAGGCTGCGAAGTCTTCGGGTGTCGCTGCTCCCGTGGCCGCTCCGGCCACGTGGGCTTCTGACGGCGTTGAGTTCGAGGACATCCCCGTTTCACAAATGCGGAAGACGATCGCCAAGCGCCTCGTCACCTCGATTGGTCCAGTTCCGACCTTCTACCTCACCATGGACATCGACATGGGCCGGGTGATGGAAGCGCGGAAGAGCATCAACGGCATGCTCGAGAAGGACGGGATGAAAATCTCGATCAACGACATCGTTCTCAAAGCCACAGCGGCTGCTCTACGACAGCATCCGAATTGCAACGCCCAGTGGCATGACGGATTCATCCGTCGCTACAACAGCGTGCACCTCGCTGTAGCTGTTGCGATCGAAGACGGTTTGATCACTCCGGTGGTCAGGAATGCCCATGCCAAGGGACTTGTTCAGATCAGCACAGAGGTGCGTGAACTCGCGGGCAGGGCTCGTGAGAAGAAGCTGCAGGCCGAGGAATACACCGGCTCGACGTTCTCGATATCGAACCTCGGGATGTTTGGGATCCACGAGTTCACGGCAATCATCAATCCGCCTGAGGCTGGGATCCTGGCCGTTGGCGGAATCGAGGATACTCCAGTCGTCGTGGACGGGCAGGTCATGGTGCGCCCGCGCATGCGAATCACAATGAGCTGTGATCACCGGGTCATTGATGGCGCGCAGGGTTCTCGTTTTCTGCAGACGCTCAAGGGCATGCTCGAGGAGCCGACCGCGATTTTGCTGTAG
- the lpdA gene encoding dihydrolipoyl dehydrogenase: protein MAGTNGGRFDLVIIGSGPGGYVAAIRAAQLGMNVACVETDALGGVCLNIGCIPTKAMLSSAFLASEMKNAAEHGIMATDVTFDLKPAQERSRRVADQMAKGIGYLFKKNKVTHIQGYGRLKGKGKVEVEAADGTKSVYDATSVIIATGSRPRDLPVLKIDEDRIWSSTGALMQTKAPESLFIVGAGAIGMEFADVYDAFGTKVTVVEGLDRILPLEDAEVSKFMARTYKKRGIDIHTGAFFQKAEVGANGVAVTYKDSKGEDQTVEVEYVLSAVGRVPNSEDVGLKSAGVKVDDRGFIQVTDTLATNVPGVYALGDVAGKQLLAHKASHEGIACVEHIAGKGHGTVDYTNVPNCTYCHPEVASVGLTEAQAKEQGHDIEVGKFPWTGIGRAVAAGHAEGFIKVIRDTKYSEILGAHIVGPHATELIAEFVVGRHLEATVEEMEKAMHPHPTLSEGVAEGALAALGRPIHI, encoded by the coding sequence GTGGCTGGCACCAACGGCGGACGCTTTGACCTGGTTATCATCGGGAGTGGTCCCGGTGGATACGTAGCTGCGATTCGAGCCGCCCAACTCGGAATGAACGTGGCGTGTGTCGAAACCGATGCGCTGGGGGGTGTATGCCTGAATATCGGGTGTATCCCAACCAAGGCGATGCTCTCCAGCGCTTTCCTGGCCAGCGAGATGAAGAACGCGGCCGAACATGGCATCATGGCGACTGATGTCACCTTCGACCTCAAGCCCGCTCAGGAGCGGAGCCGACGCGTTGCCGACCAGATGGCCAAGGGGATCGGGTACCTGTTCAAAAAGAACAAGGTCACCCACATCCAGGGTTATGGTCGCCTCAAGGGCAAAGGCAAGGTTGAGGTCGAAGCGGCAGACGGTACCAAGTCAGTCTACGACGCCACCAGCGTGATCATCGCGACGGGAAGTCGTCCCCGTGATCTGCCGGTTCTCAAGATTGATGAAGACCGGATTTGGTCGTCCACAGGTGCCCTCATGCAGACGAAAGCACCTGAGTCGCTCTTCATTGTTGGTGCTGGCGCGATCGGCATGGAGTTCGCCGATGTGTACGACGCCTTTGGCACCAAGGTGACGGTGGTCGAGGGGCTGGATCGTATTCTTCCATTGGAGGACGCTGAAGTCTCGAAGTTCATGGCGCGCACCTACAAGAAGCGTGGCATCGACATCCATACGGGCGCGTTCTTCCAGAAGGCCGAGGTCGGTGCCAACGGTGTCGCCGTCACCTACAAGGACAGCAAGGGTGAAGATCAAACCGTTGAGGTCGAGTACGTACTTTCCGCTGTCGGCCGTGTGCCGAACTCTGAAGATGTGGGCCTCAAGTCTGCCGGCGTGAAGGTAGACGACCGGGGATTCATTCAGGTCACCGATACGCTCGCGACGAACGTTCCCGGGGTTTATGCCCTCGGAGATGTAGCGGGCAAACAACTGCTGGCGCATAAGGCGAGCCACGAAGGCATCGCTTGTGTGGAACACATTGCAGGAAAGGGTCACGGCACTGTCGACTACACGAACGTCCCGAACTGCACCTACTGCCATCCTGAGGTCGCGTCCGTGGGCCTCACCGAAGCGCAGGCCAAGGAGCAGGGCCATGACATTGAGGTGGGTAAGTTCCCGTGGACCGGGATCGGGCGGGCCGTTGCGGCGGGACATGCCGAAGGCTTCATCAAGGTGATCCGAGACACGAAGTACTCGGAGATCCTAGGTGCCCACATTGTTGGGCCACATGCGACCGAACTCATTGCCGAGTTCGTCGTGGGTCGCCACCTCGAGGCGACCGTCGAAGAAATGGAAAAGGCCATGCACCCACATCCCACGCTCTCGGAAGGCGTTGCGGAAGGTGCACTCGCGGCCCTGGGACGACCCATACACATCTAG
- a CDS encoding LemA family protein, translated as MLEPFATKCPKHLQSLAGREEHLAGDKVMWELLIVGVIVVGAIVMYNSLVRLRETADGAWADIDVQLKRRYDLVPNLVATVKGYAGHEKDTLEGVIAARTNAMSAQGPAAKGAAENMLSGTLKSLFALSEAYPQLQAADGFRDLQNTLSEIEDTLAQARRYYNAVVRDFNTKTQTFPSVVIAKSFGFIQREFFEIEEAAKAVPTVDFNS; from the coding sequence ATGCTTGAACCCTTTGCCACGAAGTGCCCCAAACACCTACAATCCCTTGCGGGTCGGGAAGAACACTTGGCGGGAGATAAGGTCATGTGGGAGCTATTGATCGTCGGCGTAATCGTCGTTGGCGCGATCGTGATGTACAACTCACTGGTACGACTTCGGGAAACTGCGGACGGCGCGTGGGCGGACATCGACGTGCAACTGAAGCGGCGCTACGACCTCGTCCCGAACCTCGTCGCGACCGTGAAGGGGTATGCGGGACATGAAAAGGACACGCTCGAGGGTGTGATCGCAGCGCGAACGAATGCGATGTCCGCTCAAGGCCCCGCCGCAAAGGGCGCAGCTGAGAACATGTTGTCCGGGACGCTAAAGTCGCTCTTTGCTCTCTCCGAGGCGTACCCACAACTCCAGGCGGCGGACGGATTCCGCGACCTGCAGAACACCCTGAGTGAGATCGAAGACACGCTGGCGCAGGCTCGCCGCTACTACAACGCGGTCGTTCGGGACTTCAATACTAAGACTCAGACGTTCCCAAGCGTCGTCATCGCCAAGTCGTTTGGGTTCATCCAACGCGAGTTCTTCGAAATCGAGGAAGCGGCAAAGGCTGTCCCCACCGTCGATTTCAATAGTTGA
- the pdhA gene encoding pyruvate dehydrogenase (acetyl-transferring) E1 component subunit alpha, whose protein sequence is MAETKTKSKKKSTKKVDVFKEHGVSPELALDMIRNMLLYRRFEEKVEEAYAIGKIGGFCHLHIGQEGACVGSIKPLRDDDYVMSAYREHTQAIAKGVEPNAVMAELYGRADGASGGKGGSMHIFNAATRFMGGHGIVGGQVPLATGIAWKIKYRKEDSVVIVYMGDAAVNQGGFHEALNMAAVWELPAIYVVENNGYGMGTAFSRVSKTDMASKAVPHGIPSSSVDGQDVLATYAHFRDLAEEVRGGGGPRFVDLKTYRFRGHSMSDPVSGTYRPTAEVEKKKEENDPITILRDHLFAAGHMDQEGLEAMDAEARQISQGAADFAEASPLPDPSQLYANVWAEINANGRLFFDGRGEE, encoded by the coding sequence ATGGCCGAGACTAAGACAAAATCTAAAAAGAAGAGCACGAAGAAGGTCGACGTGTTTAAAGAGCACGGCGTGAGCCCGGAGCTCGCGCTCGACATGATTCGCAACATGCTCCTTTACCGCCGCTTCGAAGAGAAGGTCGAAGAGGCCTATGCGATCGGGAAAATCGGTGGCTTCTGCCATCTACACATCGGGCAAGAAGGCGCCTGCGTCGGTAGCATCAAGCCGCTGCGTGACGACGACTATGTGATGAGCGCTTACCGCGAGCACACACAGGCCATCGCCAAGGGTGTAGAGCCCAATGCGGTCATGGCCGAGCTCTACGGTCGTGCCGACGGGGCCTCCGGTGGTAAGGGTGGCTCCATGCACATCTTCAATGCCGCGACTCGCTTTATGGGCGGGCACGGCATTGTGGGTGGACAGGTGCCTCTCGCGACCGGTATCGCCTGGAAGATCAAATACCGTAAAGAAGACAGCGTTGTCATTGTCTACATGGGTGACGCTGCCGTGAATCAGGGCGGATTTCACGAGGCACTCAACATGGCGGCCGTGTGGGAGCTTCCGGCCATCTATGTCGTTGAGAACAACGGATACGGAATGGGTACGGCGTTCAGCCGCGTGTCGAAGACCGACATGGCAAGCAAGGCGGTGCCTCACGGGATTCCATCCAGTTCGGTCGACGGTCAGGACGTGCTCGCGACGTACGCCCATTTCCGTGACCTCGCTGAGGAGGTCCGCGGCGGCGGCGGTCCCCGTTTTGTGGACCTCAAGACGTACCGATTCCGTGGCCACTCAATGTCCGACCCTGTGTCGGGGACGTACCGGCCCACAGCTGAAGTCGAGAAGAAGAAGGAAGAGAACGATCCCATCACGATTCTCCGGGATCACCTCTTTGCGGCGGGACACATGGATCAAGAAGGTCTTGAGGCGATGGACGCTGAAGCGCGACAGATCTCCCAGGGTGCGGCGGACTTCGCTGAGGCGTCTCCGCTACCGGATCCGTCCCAGCTGTATGCCAACGTTTGGGCCGAAATCAACGCGAACGGCCGTCTCTTCTTTGATGGCCGAGGGGAGGAGTAA